The proteins below are encoded in one region of Bacteroides uniformis:
- a CDS encoding MFS transporter: MAKDKLVTSGYCLILAANFLLYFAFYLILPVLPFYLTEVFHTGNAAVGVILSCYTIASLCIRPFSGYLLDTLARKPLYLVAYFIFITIFAGYMLAGVLSLFIMLRVVHGLAFGMVTVAGNTIVIDITPSSRRGEAVGYYGLMNNTAMSFGPMIGLFMHDIYSFETIFACSLISGTIGFVAACLVKTPPKQPVKREPISLDRFVLLKGIPAGIALLLLSIPYGMTSTYVAMYAKEIGITLNSGLFFTFMAVGMAVSRMFSGKQVDKGRITQVITLGLYLVCSCFFILSACGLLMKTVPELTNILFFMVALLLGVGFGTMFPAFNTLFVNLAPNNQRGTATSTYLTSWDVGIGIGLTAGGYIAQITSFDMAYFFGACLTVISIFYFNLKVSPHYHKNKLR, encoded by the coding sequence ATGGCAAAAGACAAACTTGTAACTTCCGGCTATTGCCTTATCCTGGCTGCCAATTTCCTTTTGTATTTTGCCTTTTATCTGATACTACCGGTTCTTCCATTCTACCTGACTGAGGTATTCCATACCGGAAATGCAGCAGTAGGTGTCATCTTGTCATGCTACACCATTGCCTCGCTCTGCATACGCCCGTTTTCGGGATACCTGCTCGACACGCTAGCCCGCAAGCCTCTTTATCTGGTGGCATACTTCATCTTTATCACCATTTTCGCAGGTTACATGTTAGCGGGAGTCCTATCTTTATTCATCATGTTGCGGGTTGTCCACGGCCTTGCATTTGGAATGGTGACCGTAGCGGGAAATACAATTGTGATTGACATTACCCCTTCGTCCCGTCGCGGCGAAGCCGTAGGATATTATGGACTGATGAACAATACAGCCATGAGCTTCGGCCCGATGATTGGTCTTTTCATGCATGACATATATTCCTTTGAAACGATTTTTGCCTGCTCGCTCATATCAGGAACTATCGGTTTTGTTGCCGCATGCCTCGTCAAGACCCCACCCAAACAACCAGTCAAACGAGAACCTATCTCATTGGACCGCTTTGTGCTGCTGAAAGGTATCCCGGCAGGAATCGCACTGCTATTGCTCTCCATACCATATGGCATGACAAGCACTTATGTAGCCATGTATGCCAAAGAAATAGGAATTACCTTGAATTCCGGATTGTTTTTTACTTTTATGGCCGTCGGCATGGCAGTGTCCCGTATGTTCTCCGGCAAACAAGTGGATAAAGGACGTATCACCCAAGTCATAACTTTAGGACTATATCTGGTATGTAGCTGTTTCTTCATATTGTCCGCTTGCGGACTACTGATGAAGACCGTCCCGGAACTGACAAACATATTGTTTTTTATGGTTGCCCTCCTATTGGGAGTAGGCTTCGGGACGATGTTCCCCGCCTTCAATACGCTGTTCGTAAACCTGGCCCCCAACAACCAGCGCGGAACAGCCACCTCTACCTACCTGACTTCATGGGATGTAGGCATTGGTATAGGTCTGACAGCAGGAGGTTATATCGCACAGATTACCTCATTCGATATGGCATATTTTTTCGGAGCCTGCCTCACGGTTATCTCCATCTTCTATTTCAATCTGAAAGTATCTCCTCACTATCATAAAAACAAATTAAGATGA
- the pheS gene encoding phenylalanine--tRNA ligase subunit alpha, which produces MIAKINQLLQEVEALKAANAEELEALRIKYLSKKGAINDLMADFRNVAAEQKKEVGMRLNELKNKAQEKIAALKEQFESQDTGCDDIDLTRSAYPIELGTRHPLSIVRNEIIDIFARMGFNIADGPEMEDDWHVFSSMNFAEDHPARDMQDTFFIENDTENVSHSIILRTHTSSVQSRVMETTQPPIRVLCPGRVYRNEAISYRAHAFFHQVEALYVDRNVSFTDLKQALLLFAQEMFGSDTKIRLRPSYFPFTEPSAEMDISCNICGGKGCPFCKHTGWVEILGCGMVDPNVLELNGIDSKVYSGYALGMGIERITNLKYQVKDLRMFSENDTRFLKEFESAY; this is translated from the coding sequence ATGATAGCTAAAATCAATCAGCTTCTGCAGGAAGTAGAGGCGCTGAAAGCCGCTAACGCCGAGGAATTAGAGGCACTCCGCATCAAGTACCTCAGTAAAAAAGGAGCCATCAATGACTTGATGGCAGATTTCCGCAATGTAGCCGCCGAACAGAAAAAAGAGGTGGGTATGCGCTTGAACGAACTGAAAAACAAAGCACAAGAAAAGATTGCCGCTTTGAAAGAACAGTTCGAAAGCCAAGATACCGGCTGTGACGATATTGACTTGACCCGTTCAGCCTACCCGATAGAATTAGGAACCCGCCATCCGCTCTCCATCGTGAGAAACGAAATCATCGATATATTTGCCCGTATGGGATTCAATATCGCCGATGGACCGGAAATGGAAGACGACTGGCACGTATTCTCCTCCATGAATTTTGCCGAAGACCATCCGGCACGCGACATGCAGGATACATTCTTCATCGAAAATGATACAGAAAACGTATCGCACAGCATCATTCTTCGCACACACACATCCAGCGTGCAAAGCCGTGTTATGGAGACTACACAGCCTCCTATCCGCGTGCTTTGTCCGGGACGTGTATACCGTAATGAAGCCATCAGCTACCGTGCACACGCATTCTTCCATCAGGTAGAAGCCTTATACGTAGACCGCAATGTGTCTTTCACTGACTTGAAGCAGGCCTTATTGCTCTTTGCTCAAGAGATGTTCGGCAGTGACACCAAGATTCGTCTGCGTCCTTCCTACTTCCCCTTCACCGAGCCGAGTGCCGAAATGGACATCAGCTGTAACATCTGCGGCGGCAAGGGTTGTCCTTTCTGCAAACATACGGGTTGGGTAGAAATTCTGGGATGCGGTATGGTAGATCCGAATGTATTGGAGCTGAACGGAATAGACAGTAAAGTGTATAGCGGGTATGCCCTGGGTATGGGTATAGAACGCATCACCAACTTGAAATACCAGGTGAAAGACCTTCGTATGTTCTCTGAAAATGACACACGCTTCCTGAAAGAATTCGAGAGCGCTTACTAA
- a CDS encoding zinc-dependent metalloprotease has protein sequence MKLKTILPVVAVAGVLMCEPAVLLHAGTSDFASPEAMGWFRKKKKSETKDSVQSKSDYEKLTGSDAIARKGMFNVYQKKSDYYFEVPARLLGRDMLVVNKLQRVPSELNEAGVNRGTNYENQMVRFELDKAANKLLVRQSRPLPLAPDEDAIRQSVLDNYISPLIAGFKIEAFNNDSTMIVVKVNDIYDGTETSINNVFTNINLGTSAIKNLSRILSIKAFENNVVATSELTTKVTEGTTTVFVTVEVSSSLLLLPEKPMMGRLDSPRVGYFTNPLLNYSDGQQRVDKKPFITRWRLEPKPEDRERYLRGELVEPAKPIVFYIENSTPSRWRKYIKQGIEDWQAAFERAGFKNAIVARELTDSMNVDKDDVNYSVLTYAASTKANAMGPSILDPRSGEILEADIMWWHNVLGMLQEWITVQTGVVRPEARGVRLPDELMGDAMRFVACHEVGHSLGLRHNMIASWTFPTDSLRSKTFTDRMNTTSSSIMDYARFNYVAQPGDGVTALSPHIGPYDMFAIEYGYRWYGKETPEAEKDLLADFLSRHADRLYKYSEAQDVRDAVDPRAQNEDLGDDAVRSSLLGIENLKRIVPQIIQWTTTGEKGQTYEEASRLYYAVINQWNNYLYHVLANIGGIYIENTVVGDGQKTYTFVEKEKQQAALKFLLDEVLTYPKWLFDTEVGEYTYLLRNTPLGVVENAPTQVLKNAQSYILWDLLGNNRLMRMLENESVNGKKAFTVVELMDGLHRNIFATTERGALPDVMTRALQKNFVDALITAAAESEGVKINKKLMDNHFLLDHQTALCSCDEHAGKTLDADRMGAHRELNFYGSQINRVSDVISVKRGELLRIKELLQNRLGASDIATKYHYKDLILRINTALGVK, from the coding sequence ATGAAATTGAAGACAATACTGCCAGTCGTGGCAGTTGCGGGAGTACTCATGTGTGAGCCTGCCGTATTGTTGCATGCCGGTACATCTGATTTTGCTTCTCCCGAAGCTATGGGATGGTTCCGTAAGAAAAAGAAGAGTGAAACCAAGGACAGCGTTCAATCCAAGAGCGACTACGAAAAATTGACTGGTTCCGATGCTATTGCCCGCAAGGGAATGTTCAATGTTTACCAGAAGAAGAGCGATTATTACTTTGAAGTGCCGGCAAGGCTGTTGGGACGTGATATGCTGGTAGTAAATAAATTACAACGTGTGCCTTCCGAACTGAATGAGGCGGGTGTGAACCGTGGTACGAATTACGAAAATCAGATGGTGCGTTTTGAATTGGACAAGGCTGCCAACAAGCTGTTGGTACGTCAGAGCCGTCCTCTTCCGTTGGCACCGGACGAGGATGCCATACGGCAGTCCGTACTGGATAATTATATTTCTCCGCTGATAGCCGGCTTCAAGATAGAGGCATTCAATAATGACTCTACCATGATAGTGGTCAAGGTCAACGATATTTATGATGGTACGGAGACGAGTATCAATAATGTCTTTACGAATATCAACCTGGGAACTTCGGCCATCAAGAATCTCTCCCGCATTTTATCTATCAAAGCTTTTGAGAACAATGTGGTAGCTACTTCCGAGCTGACAACTAAGGTGACTGAGGGAACAACGACTGTGTTTGTTACGGTCGAAGTCAGTTCCTCTCTGTTGCTGTTGCCGGAGAAACCGATGATGGGACGTCTGGATAGTCCGCGTGTAGGTTATTTTACTAATCCGTTATTAAATTACAGTGACGGTCAGCAGCGTGTAGACAAGAAACCGTTCATCACCCGCTGGCGTCTGGAACCGAAACCGGAAGACCGGGAGCGTTACCTTCGCGGTGAATTGGTGGAACCGGCCAAACCGATTGTGTTCTACATCGAGAACTCCACTCCCAGTCGTTGGCGGAAATATATCAAGCAGGGAATCGAGGATTGGCAGGCTGCTTTTGAACGTGCCGGATTCAAGAATGCCATCGTTGCAAGGGAGTTGACGGACAGCATGAATGTGGATAAGGATGACGTGAACTACTCCGTGCTGACCTATGCCGCCTCCACCAAAGCCAATGCCATGGGCCCCTCTATCCTCGACCCCCGTTCGGGTGAGATATTGGAAGCGGACATCATGTGGTGGCATAATGTGCTGGGCATGCTTCAGGAATGGATTACAGTGCAAACCGGTGTCGTACGTCCCGAAGCAAGAGGAGTAAGGCTGCCGGATGAACTGATGGGTGATGCCATGCGTTTTGTGGCATGCCATGAAGTGGGTCACTCGCTGGGCTTGCGTCACAATATGATTGCTTCCTGGACTTTTCCGACAGATTCCCTGCGTTCCAAAACATTTACGGACCGTATGAATACCACTTCCTCCTCTATTATGGACTATGCACGTTTCAATTATGTGGCACAGCCGGGTGACGGCGTTACGGCACTTTCTCCCCATATAGGCCCGTATGATATGTTTGCCATAGAATACGGTTATCGTTGGTATGGTAAAGAAACCCCAGAAGCAGAGAAGGACTTGCTTGCCGACTTTCTGAGCCGTCATGCAGACCGTTTATATAAATATAGTGAGGCGCAGGATGTACGTGATGCCGTAGACCCGCGTGCGCAGAATGAAGATTTGGGCGATGATGCTGTCCGCTCGTCTCTGCTGGGTATTGAGAACTTGAAGCGTATTGTTCCTCAAATCATCCAATGGACTACTACCGGCGAGAAAGGACAGACTTATGAAGAAGCTTCCCGCCTATACTATGCGGTTATCAACCAATGGAACAATTATCTTTATCATGTATTGGCAAATATCGGTGGTATCTATATAGAGAACACGGTTGTGGGAGACGGACAGAAAACCTATACCTTTGTGGAGAAAGAGAAGCAGCAAGCAGCCTTGAAGTTCCTGCTGGATGAAGTGCTGACCTATCCCAAATGGCTGTTCGACACAGAAGTGGGAGAGTACACCTACTTGCTGCGCAACACTCCGCTGGGCGTAGTGGAAAATGCACCGACACAAGTGTTGAAGAATGCCCAATCCTATATCCTTTGGGATTTGCTGGGCAACAACCGCCTGATGCGTATGTTGGAGAACGAATCGGTGAACGGCAAAAAGGCTTTCACGGTGGTAGAGCTGATGGATGGCCTGCATCGCAACATCTTTGCCACTACGGAACGCGGTGCCTTGCCGGACGTCATGACACGCGCCTTGCAGAAGAACTTCGTAGATGCACTGATTACAGCAGCTGCCGAAAGCGAAGGAGTGAAAATAAACAAAAAACTGATGGACAACCACTTCTTGCTGGACCATCAGACTGCCCTTTGCAGCTGTGACGAGCATGCCGGTAAGACTTTGGATGCCGACCGTATGGGTGCACACCGCGAACTGAACTTCTACGGTTCGCAGATAAACCGCGTATCTGATGTCATCTCCGTGAAGCGTGGTGAGTTGCTTCGCATCAAAGAATTGCTCCAAAATCGTCTGGGTGCATCGGATATAGCCACTAAATATCATTATAAGGATTTGATTTTGCGTATCAATACTGCATTAGGAGTAAAGTGA
- a CDS encoding SusC/RagA family TonB-linked outer membrane protein, with product MKKRVLIVLLCFVGALSSAFAAEKKVQGVVISSEDNLPLIGASVYVTAEDLKKAGSAQTTMGVITDVDGQFSIAIPAGITRFFCSYVGYDVLEVKLVPGKEHYEITLHASSQMLDAVVVTGYQTVERRKLTAAVSKLDISDETIGAVKSIDQALAGQIAGLSVSPTSGAPGAPAKIRIRGTASLNGTQDPLWVLDGIPLEGTDVPEPDELNDITNMKQSSIAGLNPADIENITILKDAAATAIYGARAANGVIVITTKKGKVGKPVINFSSRFTYTPTLSLDRLNLLNSAEKVGLEMDMIRNNYSPDNHKGGVYNILSNYNELSAFQNGGWDALSSDTQAAINRLKSVNTNWGDILFRDAFSQEYNLSLSGGTERVTYYTSFGYYKEDGNVDGVGMDRFNLVGKTSYKVNSILKVGASMFANRRKNTNYLTDAYGMSNPVFYSRKANPYFELYDKNGNYNYDYDIQNNTDKDLGFNIFEERQNTSNESVVNSFSSIFDAELRFNDKWKLTSQFGYQLEKTSREEIADWESYAMRYYYKLSEYSQGGETKHFLPEGGMQKSYENSNSQITWKAMGEYRDSFNDIHELEVMAGTELRKTWYETLFSAGYGFDRKTLTTKPVIFPNESYATSFPLHQTTYKENAYVSFYSTASYSLLNRYTVGGSIRFDGSDLFGVDKKYRYLPLYSVSALWRLSQEPFMQQAKWVDNLVFRASYGLQGNIDKNTSPFLLGTYRSESILPGVSEDVIIINSAPNKKLRWEKTQSVNAGFDFSVLNQAINLSVDYYYRKGTDLIALRMLPLETGFTSMNVNWASMENKGVEISLSTRNITTKNFSWYTNFNFAYNGNKVLQENIPEQQTTPGREGYPVGAIFALKTAGVNKETGNMMFYNPEGEKVTLKELYRLKDEWGIGIASSDVTAAEERTFYSYIGSSDAPYTGGLINTFSYKNWELNVNFSLTFGGYVRTQPSYDIINPDYGKNYNADVLNRWTPENPNAELPAFMLSASNPEEYSWYDSKTIWRDLDIWVKKLNYVRLQNLRLGYRIPELLTKRLGMNSATVSIEGRNLFVFGSGYNNYMDPESMYNPYATPVPKSVTFSLNLNF from the coding sequence ATGAAAAAACGTGTATTAATCGTTTTGCTATGCTTTGTAGGAGCTTTGTCATCTGCTTTTGCTGCAGAGAAAAAAGTCCAGGGCGTAGTAATATCTTCAGAGGATAACCTACCGCTTATCGGTGCTTCCGTTTATGTGACTGCGGAAGACTTGAAAAAGGCGGGGAGTGCTCAGACTACAATGGGGGTCATCACTGATGTGGATGGTCAGTTCTCTATCGCTATACCTGCGGGGATAACCCGTTTCTTTTGTAGCTACGTGGGATATGACGTATTGGAAGTGAAGCTTGTTCCGGGAAAGGAACATTATGAAATAACACTTCATGCATCTTCCCAAATGCTCGATGCCGTTGTTGTGACGGGTTACCAGACAGTGGAGCGCCGCAAGCTGACGGCAGCGGTATCCAAACTGGATATATCGGACGAGACCATCGGTGCAGTAAAAAGTATCGACCAGGCACTTGCCGGACAAATTGCCGGACTTTCTGTCAGCCCGACTTCCGGTGCTCCGGGTGCTCCGGCAAAGATACGCATTCGCGGTACTGCTTCATTGAATGGTACACAAGACCCTTTGTGGGTGCTGGACGGCATTCCTTTGGAGGGAACGGATGTTCCCGAACCGGATGAGCTGAATGACATCACCAACATGAAGCAATCTTCCATTGCAGGCCTGAATCCGGCAGATATTGAGAATATCACCATCCTGAAGGATGCGGCAGCCACTGCCATCTATGGTGCGAGGGCAGCCAATGGCGTCATTGTGATTACAACAAAGAAGGGTAAGGTCGGTAAACCGGTTATCAATTTCTCGTCCCGGTTTACCTATACTCCTACATTGAGCCTTGACCGGTTGAACTTGCTGAACTCAGCGGAGAAAGTAGGATTGGAAATGGATATGATCCGTAATAACTATTCTCCGGACAATCATAAAGGAGGCGTATATAATATTCTTTCCAATTACAATGAGTTGTCTGCTTTTCAGAATGGAGGATGGGATGCCTTGAGCAGTGATACACAAGCTGCCATCAACCGTTTGAAGAGTGTTAATACAAACTGGGGAGATATCCTTTTCCGCGATGCTTTCAGCCAGGAATATAACTTGAGCCTTTCCGGCGGTACGGAAAGGGTTACGTATTATACCTCTTTCGGCTATTATAAAGAGGATGGAAATGTGGACGGTGTGGGTATGGACCGTTTCAACTTGGTAGGAAAGACTTCCTATAAGGTGAACAGTATACTGAAAGTGGGTGCCTCCATGTTTGCCAACCGTCGCAAAAATACCAATTATCTGACAGATGCATACGGTATGTCGAATCCCGTGTTCTATTCACGCAAGGCTAATCCGTATTTTGAACTTTATGACAAGAATGGCAACTATAATTACGACTACGATATTCAGAACAACACTGATAAGGATTTAGGATTCAACATCTTTGAAGAACGGCAGAACACGTCTAATGAAAGCGTGGTGAATTCTTTTTCATCTATATTTGATGCGGAGCTACGGTTCAATGACAAGTGGAAGCTGACTTCCCAGTTTGGCTATCAGTTGGAAAAGACTTCCAGAGAAGAAATAGCGGACTGGGAAAGCTATGCCATGCGCTATTACTATAAGTTGAGCGAATACTCCCAGGGCGGAGAAACCAAACACTTCCTGCCCGAAGGAGGTATGCAGAAGTCTTATGAAAACTCCAATTCACAGATTACTTGGAAGGCGATGGGAGAATATCGCGACAGTTTCAATGATATTCATGAACTGGAAGTGATGGCGGGTACCGAGCTGCGCAAGACCTGGTATGAAACCTTGTTCTCGGCAGGGTATGGCTTCGACCGCAAGACGTTGACGACCAAACCGGTGATTTTCCCCAACGAAAGTTACGCCACGTCTTTCCCGCTCCATCAGACAACGTATAAGGAGAATGCTTATGTATCTTTCTACTCTACGGCCTCTTACTCTTTGTTGAACCGCTACACGGTGGGAGGAAGTATCCGCTTTGACGGTTCCGACCTTTTCGGTGTGGATAAGAAGTACCGCTATCTTCCTCTTTATTCTGTCAGTGCCTTGTGGCGTCTGTCACAAGAACCGTTTATGCAGCAGGCCAAGTGGGTGGATAACCTGGTGTTCCGTGCATCTTACGGTCTGCAGGGAAATATTGACAAGAATACTTCTCCGTTCCTGTTGGGTACATATCGGTCGGAAAGTATTTTGCCCGGAGTATCGGAAGATGTAATTATTATTAATTCCGCTCCCAACAAGAAGTTGCGTTGGGAAAAGACGCAGTCTGTCAATGCCGGCTTTGATTTTTCTGTATTGAACCAGGCTATCAATCTGAGCGTGGACTATTATTATCGTAAGGGTACCGATTTGATAGCTTTGCGCATGCTTCCTCTGGAGACGGGCTTTACTTCAATGAACGTCAACTGGGCAAGTATGGAGAACAAAGGTGTGGAAATCAGCTTGTCTACCCGTAACATAACGACAAAAAACTTCTCCTGGTACACAAATTTCAATTTTGCCTATAACGGTAATAAGGTATTGCAGGAAAACATACCGGAGCAGCAGACCACTCCGGGACGTGAAGGCTATCCCGTAGGGGCAATTTTCGCACTGAAGACTGCGGGAGTGAATAAGGAAACCGGTAATATGATGTTCTATAATCCGGAGGGAGAGAAAGTGACCTTGAAGGAGCTTTACCGCCTGAAGGACGAGTGGGGGATAGGTATTGCCTCTTCCGATGTAACTGCAGCCGAAGAGAGAACCTTTTATTCGTATATCGGGAGTAGCGATGCTCCTTATACGGGAGGTTTGATTAATACCTTCAGCTATAAAAACTGGGAGCTGAATGTCAATTTCTCTTTGACGTTTGGCGGGTACGTACGTACGCAGCCCTCTTATGACATCATTAATCCGGATTATGGCAAGAACTATAATGCGGATGTGCTGAACCGCTGGACTCCGGAAAACCCGAATGCGGAGCTTCCGGCATTTATGCTGAGTGCTTCCAACCCGGAAGAGTACTCCTGGTATGATTCTAAAACCATCTGGAGGGATTTGGATATCTGGGTGAAGAAGCTGAACTACGTACGTTTGCAGAATCTGCGTCTGGGTTACCGTATCCCTGAGCTCCTGACAAAGCGTTTGGGAATGAACTCGGCAACGGTATCTATTGAAGGACGCAATCTCTTCGTGTTTGGTTCGGGATATAATAACTACATGGATCCGGAGTCGATGTACAATCCTTATGCAACTCCCGTACCCAAGTCGGTTACATTCAGTTTGAACTTGAATTTCTAA